The following are encoded together in the Oryzias melastigma strain HK-1 linkage group LG17, ASM292280v2, whole genome shotgun sequence genome:
- the LOC112147215 gene encoding phosphoglucomutase-1, with product MENSPLQVLTVATAPYPDQRPSSSGLRKKVSVFQLKRSYLHNFIQSVFSSIDLRDRQGSTMVVGGDGRFFNRAAIEVIVQMAAANGVGRLIIGHQGIMSTPAVSCVIRKYKAIGGIILTASHNPGGPDGDFGIKFNTANGGPASEAVTSKIFQISRTIEKFAICPGLYVDLETLGKQAFDLENKFKPFTVEIVDSVESYANLLRNIFDFAALKELLSGENPIRVRLDAMHGVLGPYVKQILCKELGCPASSAVNCVPMEDFGGQHPDPNLTDAADLVDSMRDGSCDFGAAFDGDGDRNMILGKHGFFVTPSDSLAVIADNIFSIPYFQHTGVRGFARSMPTSTALDRVAKATKIEIYETPAGWKFFGNLMDAGLVSLCGEESFGTGGDHIREKDGLWAVLAWLSIISTRRRSVEDIVKDHWLKYGRNYFTRYDYQNVDIDAACDMMEDLEIMITDKTFVKQRFAVEDKIFQVEKADIFEYTDPVDSSISRNQGLRIIFSDGSRIIYRLSGTGSDGATVRIYLDSYEKELLFEDTQVMQAPLATIALKISQLHLRTGRTGPSIIT from the exons ATGGAGAACAGTCCTCTGCAGGTGCTGACTGTCGCCACAGCCCCCTACCCCGACCAGAGGCCCAGCAGCAGCGGCCTGAGGAAAAAGGTCTCTGTGTTTCAGTTAAAGAGGAGCTATCTGCACAACTTCATCCAGAGCGTCTTCTCCTCCATCGACCTGCGAGACCGACAGGGTTCAACCATGGTGGTGGGAGGAGATGGACGCTTCTTCAACAGAGCTGCCATTGAGGTCATTGTACAAATGGCAGCTGCCAACGGG GTCGGTCGTCTGATCATTGGACACCAGGGGATCATGTCCACACCCGCTGTTTCCTGTGTGATCAGGAAGTACAAAGCCATTGGTGGCATCATCCTCACCGCCAGCCACAACCCCGGAGGACCTGATGGAGACTTTGGCATAAAGTTTAACACCGCAAACGGAG GCCCTGCCAGTGAGGCTGTCACAAGCAAGATTTTTCAGATCAGCAGGACGATTGAGAAGTTTGCAATCTGCCCCGGGCTGTACGTGGATCTGGAAACCCTGGGAAAGCAGGCCTTTGATCTGGAGAACAAGTTCAAACCCTTCACAG TTGAAATCGTGGACTCCGTAGAGTCCTATGCCAACCTGCTGAGGAACATCTTTGATTTTGCTGCTCTGAAGGAGCTTCTTTCTGGAGAGAACCCCATCAGAGTACGGCTAGATGCCATGCATGGAG TATTAGGTCCGTATGTGAAGCAAATATTGTGTAAGGAGTTGGGTTGTCCCGCCTCGTCTGCCGTTAACTGCGTTCCAATGGAGGACTTTGGAGGTCAGCACCCCGATCCCAACCTCACAGATGCTGCAGATCTAGTGGACAGCATGAGAGATGGGTCGTGTGACTTCGGTGCTGCGTTTGATGGTGATGGG GACCGCAACATGATACTGGGCAAACACGGCTTCTTCGTCACCCCCTCTGACTCTTTGGCTGTGATCGCAGACAACATATTCAGCATCCCGTACTTCCAGCATACAGGAGTGAGGGGGTTTGCTCGCAGTATGCCCACAAGCACGGCATTGGACCG GGTGGCCAAAGCAACAAAGATAGAGATTTATGAAACTCCTGCTGGGTGGAAGTTCTTTGGGAACCTCATGGATGCAGGCTTGGTGTCTCTGTGTGGAGAGGAAAGTTTTGGCACag GTGGAGACCATATCCGTGAGAAGGACGGCCTTTGGGCAGTGCTGGCATGGCTGTCTATTATTTCCACCAGAAGGCGGAGTGTGGAAGACATAGTTAAAGACCACTGGCTGAAATATGGAAGAAACTACTTCACGAG GTACGACTATCAGAATGTCGACATCGATGCAGCGTGTGATATGATGGAAGATCTGGAGATCATGATTACAGACAAGACTTTCGTGAAGCAGAGGTTTGCTGTGGAGGATAAGATCTTTCAGGTGGAAAAAGCAGACATCTTTGAGTACACAGACCCAGTGGACAGCTCCATCTCCAGGAACCAG GGACTGCGGATTATCTTCTCTGATGGCTCTCGAATCATCTACAGACTCAGTGGGACAGGCAGTGATGGGGCCACAGTTCGGATCTATCTTGACAGCTATGAGAAGGAACTGCTTTTTGAGGACACACAG GTGATGCAAGCACCCCTCGCAACCATTGCACTGAAGATTTCTCAGCTTCATCTCAGGACGGGTCGAACTGGTCCATCAATCATTACATGA
- the LOC112147222 gene encoding leptin receptor gene-related protein, which produces MAGIKALVGLSFSGAIGLTFLLLGCALEQYGVYWPLFVLIFYVLSPIPTFISRRLSDSTESSSACRELAYFITTGIVVSAFGLPIILARKNTIQWGACGLVMTGNAVIFLTILGFFVVFGGGDDFSWEQW; this is translated from the exons atggccGGAATTAAAG caTTGGTTGGCTTGTCGTTCAGCGGTGCCATTGGACTGACGTTCCTCCTGCTCGGCTGTGCACTGGAACAGTACGG GGTGTATTGGCCGCTGTTTGTCCTGATTTTCTACGTGCTGAGCCCAATCCCGACCTTCATATCCAGACGCCTCAGTGACAGCACGGAGTCCAGCAGCGCCTGCAGAGAGCTGGCGTACTTCATAACGACTGGCATCGTGGTGTCTGCGTTTGGGCTCCCCATCATCCTGGCCCGAAAAAACACG ATCCAGTGGGGCGCCTGCGGTTTGGTGATGACGGGAAACGCCGTCATCTTTCTCACCATCCTCGGGTTTTTTGTCGTCTTTGGAGGCGGCGACGACTTCAGCTGGGAGCAGTGGTAG